The Leucothrix mucor DSM 2157 DNA window AGGGCGTCTAAACCTGAAACATTTGGGAATGGATGCTGAAACTGAAAAGCGCCTCAAAGTCTTAATCCAAAAGCCGCATGGCATTATTCTGGTTACCGGTCCAACAGGTTCGGGTAAAACCACAACGCTGTATGCCGCGCTGACTGACTTGAATGAAACCTCCCGTAATATCCTGACTGTCGAAGACCCTATTGAATACTACCTAGATGGAATCGGGCAGACCCAAGTAAACAGCAAAGTGGATATGAGCTTTGCGCGAGGCTTACGTGCTATTTTGCGTCAAGATCCGGATGTCGTGATGGTTGGTGAGATTCGTGATGTGGAAACTGCCGAAATTGCGGTTCAGGCTTCACTGACGGGGCACTTAGTATTTTCTACCCTACATACCAATACCGCTGTCGGTGCCGTCACCCGACTACGTGATATGGGTGTAGAGCCTTATTTGTTATCCTCCAGTTTAATTGGTGTTATCGCTCAGCGATTGGTGCGCTTGCTATGTGAGAATTGTAAAGTTCCTCATCAGTCGACTGCGCAGGAAGCTGCAATTCTTGGGGTGTCCCTCGATGATGCGCCAGTGATCTACCATGGCGGTGCTTGCCAGAAGTGTAATCAATCCGGATATGTTGGTCGAAACGGTATTTATGAGCTTATTGAAGTGAGTGATGAGGCGCGCAATCTGATCCATGAAGGTGCCAGTGAAATTGCGCTGGAGCGTTTAGCACGCAAAACCAGCCCGAGTATTCGCCATGATGGTGCCCGACTGATATTAGCGGGTAAAACCTCTATGGAAGAGGTGCTGCGTGTGACTCGTGAGGAGCTGAAAGAGTAAATGCCTGCATTTGAATATAAAGCCCTGAATGCCAAGGGTCATGAAGAAACTGGTATTTTAGAGGCAGATAATGCGCGGCAAGTTCGGCAAGTGCTTCGCGAAGGTAGCCTGACTCCGCTGAGCGTTGAGCTGGTTGAAAAAAGTGAAAAGAATGATGGCGATGTGCTTAAAGTACGGCGTAGTGGAAAAGTAAAGCCTGCGGACATCGCATTAATTACCCGGCAGTTAGCCACCTTAGTGTCATCTGGTTCGCCACTTGAAGAAGCGCTGGGCATGACCTCCCGTCAAAATGAGCGCCGAAATTTACGGCACGTAATGTCGGCAGTTCGTTCGCGTGTGATGGAGGGGCATAGCCTTGCAGCGGCACTTAAGACATTCCCATCAGTATTCAACAGCATGTATACGGCGACGGTAGCTGCAGGTGAGCAGTCCGGCCATCTGGGTGCGGTGCTTGATCGCTTGGCTGATTACACCGAATCCCGACAAGAAATTCAGCAGAAGATGAGCTCTGCTTTAGTCTATCCCGTCATTCTGACGTTCTTATCGATTGCTATCGTGTCTGGCTTATTAGTATTTATCGTCCCGAAAATCGTGCGCGTTTTTGAGAGCATGAACAAGGATGTACCGCCAATGACTCAGCTGATGATCAATATCAGTGACTTTTTGACCGCCTATGGTTTGTATCTATTGGTAGCTCTGGTTATTGGTTATTACTTGCTTCAGCAGCTATTAAAACTTCCAAAATGGAAATTTCGTTGGCATCAAATAATGCTACGCCTACCATTAGTTAGAAAATTAGTGCGTAGCGCAAACACCGGTCGCTTTGCCAGAACCTTGAGTATTCTGGCTTCCAGTGGCGTACCTATCCTCGATGCCATGTCTATTTCCTCCCGAGTCGTTCAGAACTTACCGATGCGTAAAGCGGTAGAAGATGCTGCAATCAAAGTACGGGAAGGAATGCCGATCAATAAGGCGCTTGAGCAGTCAGGGTATTTTCCACCGATGACGGTGTATTTGATTGCCAGTGGTGAAAATAGCGGAAAGTTAGATGAGATGTTGGAGCGTTCGGCGGTTCAGCAAGAGCGGGAAACCGATACCTTGATTGGCTCGATGCTAAGTTTGTTTGAGCCAATTTTGATCTTGGTGATGGGTGGAATGGTGTTGTTGATTGTAATGTCTATACTATTACCCATCCTCAATTTGAACCAGTTAGGCTAATTAACATACTTACTCGTATCTTTAAAATATTAGAATCAATCCCTTACGGAGTAAACCATGAAGTCTTTTTTAGCTAGCCTGTGCATTTTGTTGTCCCTGATGGGGGCTGCGCAACCGTTGATGGCGAAAGATGCCAGTACGAGCACTGGAGCGGGAAAAGTTGATACCAAAAATGCCGTCGTCAATCTTAATAAAGCGGACGCAAATACCCTGCAGTATTATTTAAAAGGCATTGGTGCAGTACGCTCGAAAGCCATTATTGATCACCGTAACAAGAATGGCGCATTTAAAAGTGTCGATGACTTGTTACAGGTAACAGGTATTGGTAAAGCAACACTGAGCGGTATCAAATCTAATTTGTCTTTATCTCGTGGTGAGTTCACTGCGCCTAAAGTGGCTGCATCGGCTAGCAGTACGAAGAAAACTACATCCAGCGCTAGCAAAACAAGCAGCACAGATAAAGCGTCTGAGAAAGCGACTGCTAGTAAAGGCCTGAAGGATTCATCGTCAAGCACGACGGCTACGGACACAAAGTCAGCTAAATCTTCCAAAGATGATAGCAAGGCTGATACTAAGTCAGCGAAAACAGACAGCAAAGCGACTAAGACTAGTAGTAAAGAGACTAAGAGCTCAACAACGTCATCATCAAGCAAGGATAAGAAGGCGGCTAAATCTAAGAGCAAGAGTTCTGATAAGTCAAAATCTACAAAGAGCAGCGCGAAATCTAAAAAAGACAGCACGAAGAAAAAAGTGCTGGCAGCTGATAAAAAGTCATAAACAACGAATGAGTTAAATTTGACCGGCTTATTTGTCGGAAAAATGTAACTGACTAGCCAGATATTATTCCCGATATCTGGCTTTTTTGTGCCTGCCGTACTAGTCTAGAATAGTGATTCCCCAATTAAAAAAAGTAGACACTGTTTATGAAAATTCTAGTAACGGGTGGCGCGGGTTATATCGGTTCACACACATGTGTTGAGTTGGTCGAGGCCGGATACACACCGATTGTGTTTGATAACCTGTCAAACAGTTCCACCGTGGCATTAGATCGCGTTAAAACCATTACCGGTAAAACTATCGATTTCGTTGAAGGCGACATTCGTGACCCTAAAGCGCTAAAAAAAGTGATGACGGATCATGACATTGAAGCCGTTATCCACTTTGCTGGCTTAAAAGCGGTCGGTGAGTCTGTGGCTAAGCCACTGATGTATTACGATAACAATGTTGCCGGCAGTGTTACTTTGTTAGAAACAATGGAAGCCTGTGGTGTTAAAAAAGTCATTTTTAGCTCTTCAGCAACAGTTTATGGCGATCCTGCCTCAGTGCCCATTCTAGAAGACTTTCCAATTAGCGCGACTAATCCATACGGCCAGTCCAAGCTGATGGTCGAGAATATTATGCGGGATTTGTATAAGTCCGATAACAGCTGGAATATTTCCCTGCTGCGCTACTTCAATCCGGTTGGCGCACATGAAAGCGGTTTAATCGGCGAAGACCCAAGTGATATTCCAAACAACTTGATGCCTTATATTTCAGGTGTTGCAGTGGGCCGCTACGAGAAGCTGTCTGTGTTCGGTAGTGACTATGAGACGCCGGATGGTACCGGTGTGCGTGATTACATTCATGTGGTCGACTTGGCTAAAGGCCACGTTAAAGCCTTACAAGCTTTTGAAAACCCTGAAGTGGATAATCTATTTACCGTAAACTTGGGAACAGGTATCGGTTTCTCAGTACTGGAAATGATTAATGCATTTGCGGCGGCTTCAGAGAAAGAAGTGGCTTACCAGATTGTAGATCGTCGTCCTGGCGATATCGCTTGTTGCTATGCTGATCCTGCTTTGGCTGAGCGCCTATTAGGGTGGCGTGCTGAGAAGGACATTAAAGCAATGTGTGAAGATACTTGGCGCTGGCAGCAGAATAATCCTCAGGGATACCGCTAAGCCAAAAGTACCGTCAGGCAATCTGTCTGGCGGTGCTGATCAGCCCTTAAACAATAAATTAATGATAAAAATAACAAAATAAATTAGGACGGTCTTTTTATGAAACATGCATTAATCTTATGCCTGCCCGCTATTCTGCTGTTGAGTGGATGTAGCGTGTTGGGTGGTAAAGACGATAAGAAAACCACTAACGCTCAGGACGTGAGCACTATTCGGGCCTTAAATCAAGACTTCCAAACGGCTTCTTACAGGCCTGATGAGGACAGCTTTGATGTGCCGAGTGTGTCGGGACGTCGCGCTGATAAGAGTCCGGCAGCGGCCTATGCTGCACTATCAAATGCTCAAAGCACGATGATTAGTGAGCAGGATAAGTTAGATGTGACGGTCTTTAAAGTCGATGAGCTTTCCGCGCGCGACTTAACGGTTGAAACTAACGGTGCTATTTCTCTGCCGTTGCTAGGCAGTGTGGTGGTGCGTGGTTTAAGTATTACTCAGGCTGAGCAGAAAATCGCGGGCTTATTACGTCAAACCTATATGCAAGATCCTAAAGTCACCGTGACTCGTAAAGAGCAAGCATTTAAGCGAGTGACTGTTGAAGGTGCGGTTAGAACCCCGGGTGTTTTCCCAATCACTGGTCGTATGACATTCTTGCAAGCCATTGCTTTATCGCAAGGATTGACAGACTTGGCCAATGATAAAAGTGTGGTAGTGTTCCGTAACGGCCGTCAGTACGGCGTTAATCTGGACTTGATTCGTAAAGGTGAGGCACCGGATCCGATTCTTCAAAATGATGACCGTATCGTGGTCTTGAAGTCGGATAACAAGGTGCTGGAGCAGAAGGTTATTAACTACTTGCCTGCGTTATTATCACCATTTTCGTTGCTGGCTCAATAAGCAGTATTTGATATCAGGCAAGCCATTGTGAATCCATGGCTTGCCTGAATCATTGATTACTCAACGTTGATATGCACTTCGTGACGTCGAATCAATGGCACGGCCCAAGGGCTGTCATAAATCACTGAACGAGCAGCTGAGCTAGGCTTCAGGTTTTTCTGCCTGGCCCATGTTTCCAGCGCTTCTGCCTTACGCGTGATTAAGTTCTCACTGCGGTAGCCTTGAAAGTTAATGACAGCTACTTTCAAACGCGGCAGAACTTTAAAGGTAATGCTATCGTCCATTGGCTTTGGCAATGTTGCCAGCGAGTAAGCTTCGGGCAGTGCTACTGAAGTCAGCCACACACCATTCACATTCTCTTCATAGTACGGCAGTGTCAGCTCAATGCGTGGCGCTTTAGCACCATCTGCAACCGTGATCGGCGGATTGACCGAAATAGTCTGTTTAGCCTGATTATTACCAGAGACATAAGCCGTCAGCTTATTATAGCCGGCCCGGGTTGCCATTAGATAAGGGCCTTCGGTCGCGGCCTGAGCAATAATGAGTGGCTCATACATTCTGACTTCGAAATTATTTTCAATCTCTAAGGTTGCGTATAGCGCTTCTTCACCGGGACGTTGTCCCAGCAGGCTGCAGCCGGATAGAAAAATAGCGGTGAGTAAAGCGGTAGCAAGTGGCTTCATGTTGAATATCCAAATCGATAAAGGTGAGCGGAATTAGATTTCCTCTGTCTGGCTGTGGCGTTGCTGATAAGTCGCAAGCCCGCGCAGAAATTGGCGAAGTGTATTATCGTTACACTCACGGTAGTGCTTATGGTTTTCTTTACGAAACAATGAGCTGAGTTTGTGGCGGGAGAACTGAATGTTAGCCAGTCCAAAGATGTTTAACATCTCATCTTCGTAAAGCTCCATGGCAATTCTTAATTTCTTCAGAATTTTATTGTTCGTCAACGTCTCATCAGCAGCAACCGGTAGTGGGTCACCTCCACGACGATGAACAATCAAACCATTCAAAAAATGTAATAAAGCCTTATCAGAGATTATTTCTCCAATATCATCAGACTCTTTTCTCGAAAAACTCTCAATTGCATCTTCAGAACACTCGGACTGACCTGCGGTAAAAACGGCAGCAGTCGTTGGAGTGTCAAGTTCAAGTGCGTAACGAATTCTGCGAAAGGCTTCGTTATTGTGCATATAGCGTTCCAGATAATAATTTCAGGTGCAGATGCTACCACACAACCGGAGCCGCTTAACCGAGCGAATGCAGAGATTTTCAGGAATTTACACTCGTTGCTGGCAGATTAACAATTTCACAACCATAGAGGATGCTATAAACTTGTCATATCTGGGGTAATAACAGCTAAGGTAGCCGTGTGACACAAATACTCTCAATTATGCTGGGCGGAGCTTTGGGGGCGGTGTCCCGCTATGGCGTATCACATTTTATCTATGTGATCTGCGGCCGAGGCTTTCCTTATGGAACGCTGGTTGTTAATGTACTGGGTTCGCTGCTAATGGGCTACTTAAGCGTATACCTAATGGCAAAAACGAATATTGACCCCGCATTAAAAATGGCAGTATTAGTGGGCTTTTTAGGCGCATTTACGACCTTCTCCACCTTCTCCATGGATACTTTAATCTTAATTGAGGCCGGTGAAGTAGGGCGGGCACTGCTCAATATGTTCATTAGTGTCAGCTTTAGTCTGGCAGCAGTTTGGCTCGGGGTAGTACTTGCCCGTTCAATGAAATTCTGAAAATTACGGTTTAAATAGACAAACATGTTAGATATCAAACTATTAAGAAATAATGTGGATGACATTGCCGCGCAATTACTGCGCCGTGGTTTCGTTTTGGATGTGGCACAGTTCAATGAGCTGGAAGCGCAGCGTAAATCCTTGCAAACCGTAACTCAGGATCTGCAAAATGAGCGTAACACACGCTCCAAGGCGATTGGTAAGGCACGTGCTAGTGGCCAGGATATTCAGCCTTTGCTGGATGAAGTGGCACACCTTGGTGATGACCTCAAAGCTAAAGAGCAGGAGCTAAACGAGCTGCTAGCTACCATCGATGGCATTGTCACGGCTATTCCGAACCTGTTGCACGAGTCTGTACCCGCTGGTAAAGATGAAAGCGAAAATGTGGAAGTCTCTGTCTGGGGCGAGCCAACAGCCTTCGATTTTGAACCGTTAGATCACGTCGCTTTAGGTGAGCGTCATCAATGGATGGATTTTGCGGCAGCGACTAAGCTAACTGGCTCTCGTTTTATGGTGTTGCATCAGCAGATGGCACGCCTACACCGTGCCCTGATTCAGTTTATGTTGGATACACACACCGCTGAGCACGGTTATCAGGAAGTGTACGTTCCTTATATTGTGAATAAAGATAGCTTGTTTGGAACAGGGCAGTTACCTAAATTTGCGGAAGATCTGTTTAAGCTGGAAGGTGAGCAGGACTACTACCTGATCCCAACCTCTGAAGTGCCGGTCACGAACTTACTAAGAGATGAGATTATTGATGAGTCTATGTTGCCTTTACAGTTTACGGCGCATACTCCTTGTTTCCGCTCTGAGGCAGGTTCTTACGGACGTGACACACGTGGCTTAATTCGTCAGCATCAGTTCGAAAAAGTAGAAATGTTACATTTCGTGAAGCCAGATGACTCTTGGGATGCTTTAGAGCGTCTGCGCGGCCATGCAGAAGCCATTTTGCAGAAACTAAAATTACCGTATCGCGTGGTTTCATTATGTAGTGGTGATACAGGGTTCTCTGCCGCAAAAACTTACGACATGGAAGTCTGGTTACCCGGTCAGCAGGCTTATCGTGAGATTTCTTCTTGCTCAAATACGATGGATTTCCAGGCGCGCCGTATGCAGGCTCGCTACCGAAATGCTGAGACGGGTAAGCCAGAATTACTGCATACCTTGAATGGCTCTGGTTTGGCAGTAGGGCGTACACTGGTTGCGGTAGTAGAAAACTATCAACAAGCAGACGGCAGCATTCGAGTACCTGAAGTACTGAAGCCATATATGGGTGGCTTAGACTTATTGAGCTAAACAATTAAGCAATTTACACCGTGAGATGGAGCAATCTCTCACGGTGTTGGCTTAATATACAAGTATTTACTAATTTATAATAAAAACAAGTACTTAAAAAGTATTCACTGTCCCCACTGGTCGGATAGTGCTTGTTACTGATTGATCACTTTGCGGCCAGTGTTTATAGTGTTACTAATCATAAAAATAACAGTGGGAAGTTAAATAGCTTTCCGAGAGGTGTAACAATGACCCCGCAGCGTAATATCGCAAGTCAGAAAGGGTTTTCTTTAATTGAGGTAATGATCTCAGTATTAGTGATGTCTGTAGGGCTTCTAGGTTTAGGAGGACTGCAAATGGTGTCACTAAAAAGCAGTAATAATGCTCATTTTCGAACCGTAGCCAGTTTGGCTGCTACAGAACTAGCAGATCGTATGCGATCAAACCCGATGGCCATCGCGGCTGACCAGTACTCTGCATCTATGGACGTAAAAAGCTGCGAGACGGTCCCTGCAAAGCAGTGTGTAACTGGCATTAGCTGTAGTCCTGAAGAATCGGCAACCTATGATTTATATCGAGTGAATTGCGGTATAACTCAGGACACTTTTCAAACTGGCGGTATTCAATACGATTTACCTGAAGCTTTTCTTTCAGTGGGTTGTGGAGCCGTCACCTGTGATACGGGCCTTGAGCATACTATCTTGGTTCGCTGGAATGAGACCGATGACGGTGATAGTGATGATGCGGTACAGGTGCGCAGCTACGAATTGAACTTCATTCCCTAAAAAAATAATTAAAAAGGCTGGAGCAAGCTTGTTATGCACAACCAGATAAAAATAAAAAAAATGCAGGGTTTATCTCTCATTGAGCTAATGATCTCAATGGTGATTTCTTTGTTTCTGATTGGAGGATTGACCAGTGTCTATATTAGTACTCGTGCCTCAGACAAAATACGGGTTGAAGTCAGTGAGATGGAAGAAAATGCCCGAACAGCGTTGTTGGCGATTCGGAATATTGTAAGCCATGCGGGTTATCCCTCTATCTACAATCACACCATCGATGAGCCGTTTTACGCGGAAGCAGACAATATTCCTAACCCCGACTGTAGAACGGGTGGGGCGAAAGAGTCGTTGATTGCCTATAAGCCAATTCTAAAGAAGAAAACAGAGAACTCAAAAGGCGGTAAGCGCGATACTCTATTAACGGTATTTATGGCTGACAACCCGGATATGGTTGGCGCACCTCCGGGGTTACTAACGCAAGACTGTATGGCTTCGACTATTACTGCGCAGTGCAGCTCTGACCCGATGGGCGGTATGTACAATCCTACTGAAGCAAAAATTTATAACTACTTATACATAACTACTAATAGCGGACGACGTGCCTTGACGTGTATGGGGTCACTGGGTGGTGCGCAACCCATTGCTGAAAATATTGAGAATATGCAGTTTTTATATGGTGTGTCAGTTGGAAATGACATGGTCTATAAAAATGCAACTCAGGTTACCGCCGATGGTGACTGGGGTAGCGTGATTAACGTACAGGCAGGGATTCTGGTACGTTCGGAACGTGAAGTGTTAGACACGGATGAAAAGAAAGTCTTCTTATTGTTGGATCAGAAGATAACAACAGCCAAGGATCGCAGAATCTACAAGGCGTATACTACAACAGTTGTATTGCCTAATCGCATAACAAAAGAGCTTTAAGCTATGAATAATACTAAAAAATACAGTACTCAAGCAGGTATGACGCTGGTCACATCATTGATGATGTTGTTGGTCATGACAATTTTAGGTGTCACCGCGATTCGTCTATCCTCCGTTGACTTATTGATCGCTAATAACTACCAGCATCAGCTAGCGGTTTATCAGGCTGCAAAATCGGCCAATAGCGCCAATTCAAATCTCTATAATTTATATACTTGGATTACTGTGAAGCAGGATCCTGCGGATATTAGTGAGAAGGAAGTGGTTTCAAAGACAGGCGTAGCCGACCTGGATATTCAATACCCTTGCCGTGGTCGGGGTGATTTGGCGAGTAGCATTGGTCCTAATGCACCACCTTGTAATTTATATATGTTTAGTGTTGATTCTCGTATCAAAGGAACCGGAGCAAAGGACACTCACTACCAAGGAGCTGGTAAGGAAGTTCCGAATACTACAAAGTCAAGCACGCTTAAATAACGAGTCTGCTTTAAGCCCCACTCAATAAAAAAATTATAATACCGGGTACTGAATACCATGAATAAACTTACTCACAGCCTGACTGTGCGAACAATGTTGGCGGTCACCATTTTAGGTGCCAGCCATTTGTCGCAAGCCGATGATACTGAAATTTACTTTTCTGAAAACCTAACCAATGTTCGTCAAAACGTCATGTTCGTCATTGACGGCTCTGGTTCGATGAATACCACTATAGAGAAATGGGGTAGCGAAACACGTCTGGATGTTATGAAAAATGCACTGACATCCGTACTGCAAGCTGCACCTGATAATCTGAATGTTGGTCTAATGAACTTTGGTGAATTGGGTGAGCATTTAGGTGGTCATGGCGTTAAGTTTCCGGTCAGTCCTATTGATGATGAGGCATTGCCCATTGTTACATCAAAGTTTGATAGCAGTGAGTGGTGGCGCAGCAGCATCCCAGAGCCTTCCTCTACCATTACAGTGCGTGATTACCTTTCAGACATTACCGACTGGTACTGGAAAGATAACTGGTATGACAATAAGTACAATGGAAAGAGTGTCAAAGAAATGACTCGAACCGGTGCTACACCACTGGTTGATGCCTTGTATGAGGCAGGCCTGTATTTTCGTGGTGATAAGGTAACTTTTGGCTTAGGCCCTGCAAGTTATGATAATCGCTGGTCGGCACATCCTTCGACCTACGATCAGGATATTATTCAAACATCCTGCACTAATACCGAGACTCAAACTGTTGATGGACAAATTGACTTTGATGATGAGGAGTATCCGTGGTTGCAATGTGCTAATAGTGACAATACTTCAGTGTCCTATGCTAATTGTAAAGCGACTGAGTCTTGCACAACAACACAGGGTAATTTAACTTCCTCTAAAGTTTGTGGCTTTGACTATGATCAGTCTTTTTGGGATGGCTATAATGCAAATTTTGCGAAATATTGGTATAAATGGCCATATGCCTATCAGTCTAACAATAGTAGACGAAACCCGCGTTATTGTTACACAAGCTATGAAGAAGAAAGCGCAACCACTTGTAGCTACAATGTTTGTACAGCTACCGGGCCGTCAATTAAGCCAAACTATGTCAGCCCAATAACTCAAGAGTGCCAAAGTAACTATATCGTATTGCTTTCAGATGGCGAGCCAACCAGTTATCTTGATGATTACTATGACTATAATGAAACTTATAAAGGTCTGAAGGCTGGTACACACCCTACGATGACTGATAAGTCAGATGCCAGCGATACCTTTACGCATAATGATTGTGAAACAAGTAGCAGTAAATTTCCTAGTGGCTTCCATGATGGTGTGTGTGGCCCTGAAATAGCGCGTTTCCTTGCGAATACAGATAACAGTGATCTACCAGGTACTCAGTCAGTTAGAACATATACGGTTGGTTTGGGCTTGAGTGGAGATCCATCTGCGGAAAACTATCTGAAAAGTTTGGTGACCACCGATGATGACCCGTCAACTCCTGAAGTAGAAGGTTATTTCTCGGTAGAGAACGAAGAGCAGATTGCGGCTGCATTTAGCAATATCTTGACAGAGATCAGCTCAACAACTACATCATTTGCATCCCCGGGTTATACCGTTAATGCGAGAACGGGTCTTGAGAATGAAGATGTTATCTACATTCCAGTATTTGATAAGCAGCTCGCGCCACGTTGGAACGGTAACCTTAAAAAGTTCTCCCTTAAAAAGGATGTTGATGGTTCTAATAGCACAATTGTTGGTAAGACAGGTAAGGTTGCTGTATCTGAACTCGGCGTGTTCTATGACAATGCAATTGACTTGTACTCATCTTCAACGACTGGAGATGGAAATAATGTAAGCAAAGGTGGTTTGGCCAATCTGATCAATCCTAATACTCGAAAGGCGCTAACCAATATTGCCTGTACTAAGCTGCCGTGTATTTTGGATACGGTAAGTAATAGATTGTTGCCTGAAAACACCACACTATTGAATTTAGACCTAACCTCGGTATTTGGCATTTTGGACCTGTCTTTCTTAACAGACTTAACAGGTTTGTTGTCAGGTCAAAGTCAGTCTGAGGCAAGAATCGAGAAGACAAAAGGTCTGGTCAATTTTATTCGTGGAAGAACTTGGAATGAGACAACAGAGAGCTATGACCTGAATCCTCGTATGGGTGATATGTTGCACTCTGAGCCAGTAATCGTAACCTACGATAAAGACTACAAAGCATCCGCTTCAGAAGACAAATCTTACAATAAGCAGGTAATCTTTGCAGGAACCAATGAAGGTTATTTGCATGCATTT harbors:
- a CDS encoding polysaccharide biosynthesis/export family protein → MKHALILCLPAILLLSGCSVLGGKDDKKTTNAQDVSTIRALNQDFQTASYRPDEDSFDVPSVSGRRADKSPAAAYAALSNAQSTMISEQDKLDVTVFKVDELSARDLTVETNGAISLPLLGSVVVRGLSITQAEQKIAGLLRQTYMQDPKVTVTRKEQAFKRVTVEGAVRTPGVFPITGRMTFLQAIALSQGLTDLANDKSVVVFRNGRQYGVNLDLIRKGEAPDPILQNDDRIVVLKSDNKVLEQKVINYLPALLSPFSLLAQ
- the galE gene encoding UDP-glucose 4-epimerase GalE, whose product is MFMKILVTGGAGYIGSHTCVELVEAGYTPIVFDNLSNSSTVALDRVKTITGKTIDFVEGDIRDPKALKKVMTDHDIEAVIHFAGLKAVGESVAKPLMYYDNNVAGSVTLLETMEACGVKKVIFSSSATVYGDPASVPILEDFPISATNPYGQSKLMVENIMRDLYKSDNSWNISLLRYFNPVGAHESGLIGEDPSDIPNNLMPYISGVAVGRYEKLSVFGSDYETPDGTGVRDYIHVVDLAKGHVKALQAFENPEVDNLFTVNLGTGIGFSVLEMINAFAAASEKEVAYQIVDRRPGDIACCYADPALAERLLGWRAEKDIKAMCEDTWRWQQNNPQGYR
- a CDS encoding DUF1456 family protein — encoded protein: MHNNEAFRRIRYALELDTPTTAAVFTAGQSECSEDAIESFSRKESDDIGEIISDKALLHFLNGLIVHRRGGDPLPVAADETLTNNKILKKLRIAMELYEDEMLNIFGLANIQFSRHKLSSLFRKENHKHYRECNDNTLRQFLRGLATYQQRHSQTEEI
- a CDS encoding SOUL family heme-binding protein → MKPLATALLTAIFLSGCSLLGQRPGEEALYATLEIENNFEVRMYEPLIIAQAATEGPYLMATRAGYNKLTAYVSGNNQAKQTISVNPPITVADGAKAPRIELTLPYYEENVNGVWLTSVALPEAYSLATLPKPMDDSITFKVLPRLKVAVINFQGYRSENLITRKAEALETWARQKNLKPSSAARSVIYDSPWAVPLIRRHEVHINVE
- the pilV gene encoding type IV pilus modification protein PilV, coding for MLLIDHFAASVYSVTNHKNNSGKLNSFPRGVTMTPQRNIASQKGFSLIEVMISVLVMSVGLLGLGGLQMVSLKSSNNAHFRTVASLAATELADRMRSNPMAIAADQYSASMDVKSCETVPAKQCVTGISCSPEESATYDLYRVNCGITQDTFQTGGIQYDLPEAFLSVGCGAVTCDTGLEHTILVRWNETDDGDSDDAVQVRSYELNFIP
- the serS gene encoding serine--tRNA ligase, whose protein sequence is MLDIKLLRNNVDDIAAQLLRRGFVLDVAQFNELEAQRKSLQTVTQDLQNERNTRSKAIGKARASGQDIQPLLDEVAHLGDDLKAKEQELNELLATIDGIVTAIPNLLHESVPAGKDESENVEVSVWGEPTAFDFEPLDHVALGERHQWMDFAAATKLTGSRFMVLHQQMARLHRALIQFMLDTHTAEHGYQEVYVPYIVNKDSLFGTGQLPKFAEDLFKLEGEQDYYLIPTSEVPVTNLLRDEIIDESMLPLQFTAHTPCFRSEAGSYGRDTRGLIRQHQFEKVEMLHFVKPDDSWDALERLRGHAEAILQKLKLPYRVVSLCSGDTGFSAAKTYDMEVWLPGQQAYREISSCSNTMDFQARRMQARYRNAETGKPELLHTLNGSGLAVGRTLVAVVENYQQADGSIRVPEVLKPYMGGLDLLS
- the gspF gene encoding type II secretion system inner membrane protein GspF: MPAFEYKALNAKGHEETGILEADNARQVRQVLREGSLTPLSVELVEKSEKNDGDVLKVRRSGKVKPADIALITRQLATLVSSGSPLEEALGMTSRQNERRNLRHVMSAVRSRVMEGHSLAAALKTFPSVFNSMYTATVAAGEQSGHLGAVLDRLADYTESRQEIQQKMSSALVYPVILTFLSIAIVSGLLVFIVPKIVRVFESMNKDVPPMTQLMINISDFLTAYGLYLLVALVIGYYLLQQLLKLPKWKFRWHQIMLRLPLVRKLVRSANTGRFARTLSILASSGVPILDAMSISSRVVQNLPMRKAVEDAAIKVREGMPINKALEQSGYFPPMTVYLIASGENSGKLDEMLERSAVQQERETDTLIGSMLSLFEPILILVMGGMVLLIVMSILLPILNLNQLG
- the crcB gene encoding fluoride efflux transporter CrcB, whose amino-acid sequence is MTQILSIMLGGALGAVSRYGVSHFIYVICGRGFPYGTLVVNVLGSLLMGYLSVYLMAKTNIDPALKMAVLVGFLGAFTTFSTFSMDTLILIEAGEVGRALLNMFISVSFSLAAVWLGVVLARSMKF
- a CDS encoding ComEA family DNA-binding protein — translated: MKSFLASLCILLSLMGAAQPLMAKDASTSTGAGKVDTKNAVVNLNKADANTLQYYLKGIGAVRSKAIIDHRNKNGAFKSVDDLLQVTGIGKATLSGIKSNLSLSRGEFTAPKVAASASSTKKTTSSASKTSSTDKASEKATASKGLKDSSSSTTATDTKSAKSSKDDSKADTKSAKTDSKATKTSSKETKSSTTSSSSKDKKAAKSKSKSSDKSKSTKSSAKSKKDSTKKKVLAADKKS
- the gspE gene encoding type II secretion system ATPase GspE, producing MSLNMDQPEVIELEAPTLVDFPYMFAKRNGVVLELDESGQRVAYFRSKLTPAVANEVCRFLGEKIPFRPLEVDAFESMVARHYDRSGAGARAMMDDLGDEFDLNDIAESLPEPEDLLEAEDDAPIIRLINALLSQAIKEGASDIHIETFENRMLVRMRVDGTLREVLEPPRAIAPLIVSRLKVMAKLDIAEKRVPQDGRISLRLAGRPVDVRVSTLPSGYNERIVLRLLDKQAGRLNLKHLGMDAETEKRLKVLIQKPHGIILVTGPTGSGKTTTLYAALTDLNETSRNILTVEDPIEYYLDGIGQTQVNSKVDMSFARGLRAILRQDPDVVMVGEIRDVETAEIAVQASLTGHLVFSTLHTNTAVGAVTRLRDMGVEPYLLSSSLIGVIAQRLVRLLCENCKVPHQSTAQEAAILGVSLDDAPVIYHGGACQKCNQSGYVGRNGIYELIEVSDEARNLIHEGASEIALERLARKTSPSIRHDGARLILAGKTSMEEVLRVTREELKE